AGATCATCTGTCATGTTGCCGAGGCCAATGAGGTAAGCGAACACAATGCTTTCCATTCAGCCAGGTGAGCGCCGAGCATGCACCCAAACTGGAAAAGAAGGAGCTGAGATGTAACAGTATCCAGGGCTGTTTCTCGACCCACAGGTGGGCCCAGCCAATAAGGACAATGCATGAGGGTGCCGCCGGAATAACACGCTAGCGCAGACTGATGTGACATTACACACGAGTCAATGAATATAATATGCTCGACAACgccggtgtcaaactcgaggcgcAGGGGCCATATCGGGCACACCGCATCGTTTCGTGACGCCGGCGATGGCAAATCATGTGCGACAACTTTCAGGATTCGTGGAAAAATCTGTGGTAAAATTTTAAATGGTCATATTTCATAAATAATAACGTAGAGATATTGCAAACTTTTTGTTAACAAAtccagtaacttgaacaatagttgaacaaactattatccttgactgcTGATTTCACGACTAGctctccatcaatttgttggATGTACGtatgtaatatgatgaggcgattcaATATTTACATGGTCTCAGtgataacggccctctgagagaaaccgGAACGACAATGTGgccgcaacaaaaatgagtttgacaccccctgCTCTCCAATAAGTACTTGACACAAACGGTATAAGTAATTAACCTCGCCTTTTTGCATTTACATGTTTACATACCACTACAAACAACTATACTGGTGAGGATTTATATCATGGCTGGAAATCACAAAGATGTTGGAAAATACACAAACTAACGTGACTTGCACTTTGGTTGCAGGTCTCAATTCCACAAACAAGCTGATACCCAGACTAActctacaataaaataaatgaaaaccaaGCTGCAAAGGAACTTAGTAAAGCTGGTACCTCTGCTCATGTTTCCAAAGATTGTGGTCTGCACGTCATCACATAGGATTCACGATGAAGAACAGCTTTAAACAATTCAattctatatacagtactggcaaaaaaagtgaaagtgttttcatttgggggggaaaaaaattgtcaacgGGCATACTACACTACACTGTGATTCAACAAGTTCACTTCATAATACAACCCTGCAGTACTACAGTCATCCTGAATTGTGGCTTCTTTTCCCAGTTGTTTCTATTTCTGTCCAgccccttttttttgtcttagaGTCTGGACAAACTGGTGAGGAGGGCCAGGTTAGCCCATGCTGCTCCCTGGATGCAATGGGCAAAGTGGGGGACGGTGGTTTAACCTTAATCAGTGCTGTACAACCTTGCCCACcttgatttttggggccaatcagcaagtttaaaaaaaaaaaaaaaaacaataactgatcCGATCacgagatggagcaatgtgtccatttacatgacttgttcatttattgtatatacttgtgtactgtataccggatccatccattttcagtacatcttatcctcacaagggttgcgggcgtcccagctcaaattattctctagcattttagacaaaagttaaaacatcaatgacctctagggggggcattcaaggattggccactgacataaatttaggtcaaatcaccattacaacatgacagaaataatgggtgctaacttaatgtcattaaattactttattgcaattaaatactTCCATAAAAACTTTAATGGCATGCTTACGCTAACTTTCTCACTGCCCGGCTGTATGGACAGGTGTCCAGAGTTTGtccgtttgactttttttttctcccacgttgcttgaacgcggcatgctcctcgtgtacattcttcaggtgcccgatcaaatttgttgtgttttgaagcATTTTGATAACGTTACCCCCCTCAGTTGTGCAAAGACTGCAAacaacttacgtgttgtttgtctgagacaccgcaaaatagtcccacaccgacgacgtgttttttcaccgacaagattgaaaaaactttattgcctgtcagatagttacagtactgcagaTTCCAGTTTTCCTCAGCACACAACAAATGTGGTTGAGCATTGACATTAACTGTTCATTTTCTCAACTAAAGAAACTCTACAATACACTAAATACCATACTGAAGATGGTATTTtgccaagaaaataaaaaatgattttcagacttttttttgggggggtgggggaagtTACAATCCGCAAATTGGTGAATTGGGAATGCTGTAACTGCAAATATGGGGGCCCACTGTATAGCGTTTTGGAAAAGAGCTCTTCATATGGTATTTGAAAGTTGTGTGTTGTTGTAACCCAATTACCTTTCCGGTGATTTTAATAATGACACTTACAAATGATGTTGTTTTATATTTCCAGGTGGATGTTGACAAGGCAGTGAAAGCAGCACGCAATGCCTTCCAGTTGGGCTCGCCATGGAGACGGATGGATGCCTCCCAACGAGGCCTACTTCTCAGCCGGTTGGCAGATGCAATTGAGAGGGATTCTGCCTACCTTGCGGTGAGTTGTAATGGAAAGCAGCTAAATCCACCAAACCTGATTACGAGTCTGTTCTGCTTTCATCACACCatgtatttgtgttgtgtgactATAAAGATCTGCGCCACCtcccaaattatttttttattaagtcaACAGTCTTTGTTGGCACATGCACATTGAAAAAGATGGTTATACCATGTAATAAACTTGTTGTACAAGCACagattaattaaatttttaaacACATGCATACAGTGTTGTAAAAGCAGGTTATTGTGGATCCTAAACCACTGCACATATTTGGCTTTGTTGCTATTGTGGTAATGTTTCCATAGGAACTGGAGACCCTTGACAACGGGAAGCCGTATGCTGTTTCCTACACAGTGGATCTGCCCAATGTGGTCAAATGTCTCAGGTATCAAATGTGCAGCCCTGGTTTGGTATTACGTTGCCACATGTCTTGTCTTATCACAATAAGGCTGGACAGGAGACCTTTAGGCTcaaacatggtgtttgttaagGACAGTCTGTAACTAGCACAAAAGGCCAATACCAAAGCATGACTTGCATTCCGATGGGGTTGGCAGTTCCTTCCAGTCAACTCCAGAGcggaagagagtccaatccctctcaAAAGGACTAGTTCTGGAGCCCAAGCTGTATGTTGAGGTGAGTCCGACTTTATCTAGCTGgaaccgctcatcctcacaacAGCTCAGACCCTTTCCCTGCCAAAGGGGTGGCATTCTAAATTCTTAGAGCCACCTTCTATAGTCTGGGATCGGACCTCCAAGGTCGCCGCCTTCGGCTGCCACTTTCCAGCTCAGCCGACTCACTTGGCCCCTCCCAGGCAAGTGAGCCCATTGGAAGGGGCACCCGTGTTGCCCATTTTGAGCTGTGCccaatgggtgcaggcccggccaccagccgCTTGCCTTAGAGCTCCACCTCCAGGCATGGCGAGGGGGGAGGTTCAATGACTTTCATCCGTGCGGGGCAGAACCTGGTCCAATATTTTTATGAACATCTAGGGGGTTCTGAGCTATGCgtttacaccccccccccccccccccgcactcCCTGACAATTTAGGTCGTAGGATCTTGGGGACACAAAAgcccctccaccaccaccataaAGACGGACGGCTAAAGGAGGAGCACATAGGCAAGTAATGAATTTTAGATCTCTGCACTTGTTTGAAACGGTTGTGATGTTCTCAGGTACTATGCAGGCTGGGCTGACAAATGGGAGGGAAAGACCATCCCCATTGATGGAGATTATTTCTGCTACACCAGACATGAACCCATTGGAGTCTGTGGACAAATCATACCGGTAAGCGCTGAAGGATTTCAAAGTTCGCaagaatgaaacaaattaattcaattccaatttataacaacaaaaaatacaaactaaaatgaatgtgtatgagagcctttcagtagtgtgtgtgataTAATACTGAATTATGATCCTGAAACCCTCTTACGCAAACTTTATTGCCCATGCAAACAGATGTGTAATCTAATCTACTAACCGGAAGCACCCAGCCAGGATTGTGTCTGCCAAATGAGAGAAATTACCACACAATTATTTTTGCGCGTTCTACCCGAATCTGCAAAATGACTTTAGCACAGGCAATGTGATTTACCAAACGTGAGACAAATTGCAGCTGCTGTTTTTGTCATTCAGTACTGTGTCTGAAAGACAGGTACAACCTAGCACCGCTGTGTGAAACGATGACAGTGGTTCAGAGGTGGGTCGAGTAACCacatattgtactcaagtaaaagtaaaacgtaatcctccaaaaaaattacttgagtcaGGGTTAGTAAAAAGTACAcggtgaaaaaactactcaagtactgagtaaattgtgaataacttttttttaatcagagcatgaacatcaagaaaatgaaaataacaaaatgtgtaaaGTCTGATATTGcggtgtgtatgtatgtgtgtgtgtgtgtgtgtgtgtgtatgtatacagtGTGAGCGAGATTCGCATGTACCCCAAGAGATGTATGTTTTACACTTACGTgtcataaaatagggctaatgtgggCTAATCAGCATAcccaaaaccacaacaaaacatctgcaattttactgcaaggtgttttctcaagttaggaGTGGGCTGAAATAGCCACGTTTGGGAAATACTACAATACacgaaagctgttgtttttcttcgtcTGAATGTAAACACAAGCCGCACGCCGTTGCCGTaaatggtaacgacgaccttctcaacatggtcgccacgtaggcacgtcaaTTAGCCGtgctggcttatctagttttaatacctatgcccgggaagcccaatagaagacgttcaTGTGACTTtattgtgtcgtttgattggtgaactagacttaacgtcactagcgcttaaatggattggagcaaacagcgcccaatgcggaagtcaacgaaatagttgataaataagccataattgataaataaaagtagcgagtggcgtttagatcattgtaacggagtaaaagtaccgtttcttcttaacacaaatactcgagtaaaagtaaaaagtatgcagtattaaaactactttgacaagtacaatttatgcaaaatgtaacggagtaaccGTAGCGAGttgctacccacctctgcagtCATTATTGTGGTGAGGAAGAAGCTTAGGCAAAATTAGGCttgacacgatcaggatttttggggctgatcagcgagtttaaaaaaaaaaaaaaaaaaaaaaaaaagataaccgagCACCATTACGATCACaagctggagcaatgtgtctatttaaatgacttcattttctgtatatacttgtgtactgcgtatataaaatatcttgtcaggtcatgtattctaatcagacaggtcaaaccaacattacaacatgacagaaataatggctgctaacttactgtaattaaattacttcacacacaccgaaactttagagcatgattcgacggaacgccggtacaaccgttagtgctaggactagcttgctcggctacattacgttttgttgcctgctttcgagctgtatcgtattaaaagaaCATACCTCAAGAAAGCCtcgaattaaagtcctctcccgagcaccggtgaccaccagcacatgttttttccccccattttgttcttataatacacactaCGCGAtggattgttgttgtcgtggccgtggtaacgagtgtatccggtcgtgttTCAGTCGacgagataaagcccagtgatcgtaaaagacaggatgcggtggtatcggaatacaagactTTATTGCAGTAGCCTGACTTAGTacaattgtgaaagagcaaatttgtctgtcTTGCGTCTGGGTCATTTTTGTGCGCGCTGTAGcaattggtgctggcctctcccagagcagtttttcaCGTGTGCTGTCCCaggttttaaatgcaatgttatgCCGGCGGGGCAGATGCATCCAATTCCAATGCACTCGGGACGATTTAAATAAAACCTGGTTTTTAtgcggttgctggcttccccccAATTTTTTGGGAGTGATAGATTTCTGTAACTCTGTAATATACATGTTTGCAACTTTTACTGATCACTTCAAGTTGCGCTTGCGGTGCTCTGCCAAATTGTTGCCTAATGCGTTGCTATCTTAGCGAATCAAGGAGGACACACCCACAAACAGCGTGTGCAATCTGTTAGTTTAATTTAGCacctgctatttgggatcttagtaactCTGGCTCACTGTGCCAAAGTGCACTGCACTCCACCACACAAGATAAAGTCATGACTCATCCTTATACCATATTTTATTGCACTCTTTTGAGAATTAGACCTTTTTGGCCTGTCACCTTGATAATAGTACATTTTCTTTCTCCCCATCTGCCACTATTTGCTGCCAGATGTTTATTTACTCCAAATGTTCTTCCACTGTGAGGGGTGGAAGCCCGATTTGTGATCCCAAACCAGAGAATTTGGTAACCCACCTCGAGAATAAAATAACAGCATGTGCCGATATGTTTTCGGTGCACCATATGAAAATGTAGTCTatcttaattttaaatgtaaatgcttTATTTTTCAAGCGGAGTCAGAATATTTGCAGTGCAATCATGGGAATACAATCTTATCGAACAACGTAGTCAAAATTCAGTAGCAGTGCATGATGTAGCCAAATCATGTTTCACTAGTcttgatttaaattgtttttgcaatGGCCTTAATCTACATTGTTAGTGTGCTCCATTTTAGACTTTCTGTGTTTTAGTACACTACACTTTACTACAGAGAATAAAGGCATGACTTACTCCTATGGCAGTATTGTAAAGCACTCCGTTTGAGAACTATAACctgttttattcatgtttaccTCACTTCTTTGTTTACATATTTGACTCAATAAATTGGCACCAACATTTTCTTTCTGCCCATCTGCTACTTTTGCCACGGAATGGTCATCTACTTAAAATGTCCTTAAGCTGTCAGGTGTGGAAACCTGATATGCATTTCCAAACTTGAGAATTTGGGAACCCACCCAAAGAATAAAGATAGCAGCATGTGCAGAAATATTGCAGTGCGCCACgtgaaaatgtagttttttaaaGCTAGACTGTAAAGGCTTTGTTTTAAGGCTGAGTCCGAATATTTGCTGTATGAGATCAAACCATTGAGAGGGCATGCAAAGTGGTAAAGTTCTGTTTGCTCTTTCTTTTCCCCCTGCAGTGGAACTTTCCTCTCTTGATGCAGGCATGGAAACTTGGCCCCGCTCTTGCAACCGGTAACACGGTGGTGATGAAAGTCGCTGAGCAGACGCCGCTTTCCGCTCTCTACGTAGCCAGCCTGACAAAAGAGGTACTTTGATGTGCTGTTCATCTTGCAGAGTTAAAACCACTGCGATGCAAAACACTGACATTATACAATACGCATAGCTTGTCCttctttgtttaaaataatgaaattaatcATTATGAACATTTACTTCTGATTTATGACTGAAAGTTGGTCAGCTTGCTCAAATCAGTACATGAACCTTGACATGTTTTTTCCCAAACCATATTTATTTCTTGTTGTCAGGTTTCTTACCTACTTATCTTTTTATAGAAATGTGTTAAAGGTTTCGTCGTCGTGTCCCTGTTCAAGAGACTTAAACCACGTTGCCCATGAATGAATGTGACAgacgcagaatggcagccatacttccgtcagactgccccagggcagctgtgctTATCACCATTAGGGTGTggctgtggagtgaatgaataatgtgtgcaattgtaaagcatctttgagtgctTTGATGGGGAGGGTAATCGATTAGTCACTTGTTTTATTGTTAACCATTATGTTATAAGGACATTATTCTTTGATGAAACACTCAAAAAGCTGTAATGCATAACATACTGAGGCTAATGACTGGATGCGTTTCACCATAATTATGTAATTTTgggattaaattaaatattgtaccatattttcacgaccataaggctgcaccgcattaaaaggcgcagcctcagttacggggtctatttctgtatttaacacatacatgcattttttaatgcatctcaagattcaaattaaccttgctggttgcattccttaaccgaagagcattgacgtccgtattattgggaagcttttattttgaaggtggctttcgccacgagttggcgacttatcgTAATGCCTATTATGAAGacaattaggggcggctggcttgactgctactttacgagtggaggctggcttgaccggcgctatatacctactgggggcgtgcctttagcgtcctccttcacgcgcacccttccccctttacgtccgcatgctgtcctcagccacgtccgcttttactctgtataagcagcgtgtcggcaggaaatgctccaagtcagtcaagcggagcgctcatcaaacaacaacatttatagattttggaactcggtgcacacacaaggcgcgccgcattataaggcgccttatggtcgtgaaaatatggtaatttCAGAATTTTCAGTGACTAAGAAAAAATGTGTACGTCTGTAaccatgaattttttttcctgaacatttttatttacttactcaAGGTTGTGTGCAATCAATAAACAAAGCTTAAACGCACTAAACTTTTCTACTCTCTATCCCAACCTCTTGGCAGACGGCCAGCCCACATTGAGTCTTGGGTCTGCTTCAGGTTCCTTCCAAAGAGGGAGTTTTCCTTGCCTCCGTTGCCTAGTGCTTGCTCATGTGGGGTTAAGTTGGCCTTTTAATGAGTGAGGAGTGTGGTATATTAGACCAGCTTTATCTGTAAAGTGGACTGATACACCCTCTGTTGTGATTtggcactatataaataaaattgaatacaAATCAAGATTGCATACTGAAGATCCCATTCAGTCGATCATTAGTTGGCTTATGTTCCAgaagaataacattttatttacaggtGGGGTTTCCCGAAGGTGTGGTGAACATTTTGCCTGGCATGGGGCCTTCAGCTGGAGCTGCCATTGCAAGACACATGGATGTTGACAAAGTGGCCTTCACAGGATCGACAGAGGTAGGAACAAGCCGGCCTTAGTTTCCAATCATTCTTAATGAGCCCAGTAAAATTTCcttcttttaatttttcttgctaaaaaaaaataaagttttgtgAGCTGTTTGATCATTTTTCATTAGTACAGTTGCATTTATCGGTACATACATTTTCTTACGCCCAGCACAAAGAGCAGctataaataatgtaatttgACATCCTGATGTCAGCCCACTTTAATTTGCTCTCGACGTGAATGTTGTCTCATCAAGAggcaaaaaatattaaacaaactGCAGTAGGTTTggtacaaatgaaataaaaataatttgtctGTTGTAAAACAAGTCAAAGAAGAGATTAAAACTTATAATAAAACTAGTAATGAGTTTTGAAATGTTCTCGTATACTTAATGAAATTGACTCGTACCTCTCACTCTGCTTTTTCGATGAACGATCCGTATTGGTTGTTCCAAAATAAGACGTAttgcaaaatgaacaaaacttcCTGGAATAATTTCTCCAAGAGTGTACACTGAATATGACTAAAGTTGTTCAGCTTGTTCAAATAAGTGCATGAACCTTGACATGTCTTTTTCCAAACCGTATTTATTTCATGTTGTCAGGCCAAAATTACAGATTTATAATGCTATTCATGCAAGTAGAGATTTCGCCCaccataatactgtatatttatgcaCGTTTGTTTCCATCAGGTTGGTCATCTAATCCAGCAGGCTTCAGGCAACAGTAACCTGAAAAAGGTCACTCTGGAGCTTGGAGGAAAAAGTCCTAATATCATCATGTCTGATGCAAAaagtatgtcttttttttttttttttttttaaataccattgTGCGTTGCattgtattccatttttttttaaaataaaaacttacaaTATCAACTTTATATAAGCTTCAAGCAAAAGCCATCCAAGTGCAATATTGCTTTGACCgcgcacaaacaacattcaacattcaCATAATTAGATGTGTGATGATATCACAATCAGAGCCATCTTTAATGgctaactatgttaaaatacaCGGAATTTGTCTagggtagttggagccactatAGTACTAAATCAGCAGTATGTAAGATACACGTGACTGGAAACATGTctgagagattaaaaaaaaaaaaaaaaagaaaatactatcCAGACCTGAGAGGACCTCATACCTTGTTCTTCTAGTtttaggctatgttcacactgcaggtcactTCCGATTTCCGTCATGACGAGACGTAGGCGAGGGGCGGCATTGACTTCGGTAAAGGTGCACCCTCGCAGTTGTGCGCATGTCCGCCCACAGTGCAAGTTGCATTAGTTTTTGTAAGGTGAAAAtccgaattgggcatcatgccctgcctgcagtgtgaacgtgtgaagattttattttgtttttgtattgtttactTAGTTTCTCTCTTGAAAGCTAATagcctttttgtctttttattgttCAGTGGAGGATGCTGTGGAGCAGGCACACTTTGCCTTGTTTTTCAACCAAGGCCAGTGTTGTTGTGCCGGCTCCCGGACGTACGTCCAAGCAGATGTCTACGACGAGTTTGTGGAACGTAGTGCGGAGAGAGCTAAGAGACGAGTGGTGGGCAACCCCTTTGATTTAAACACTGAGCAGGGACCCCAGGTAATATACTCACAACACTACCTTGTCATATGCGCAACAGAAATGCAGTGGTTACAtttagccacttttttttttttttttttttttttaatacatcaaGTTCTGCCTAAAGGAAAAaaagctctccaagtaccaccatagtgacccacattaaaatacagtagcatagtggGCCTACGTGTtaatcccccaaaaatatttggtacAGGGCTGCACAGAGACTGAACTGCCtcctattaaaaataataataataataatcatgttactcccaagttactctttacttgagtagttttttcattgagtactttcttactcaagtaaatatttggatgactactttttacttgagtcatattattctaaagtaacagcactcttacttgagtacaatatttagcTACTCTACTCACCTCTGGTCATTAGGGTAGTTCTCCGGCATTAGAGGTTCTAATCTTTAattcaagaaacacaaagagCACAGTCAAACCTATTTTTTCAGGTttaattttttgggttttttggggACAAATTGTGCCGAGGCCTGGGTGGCGAGGAGAGTCCCACCGCCATGGCTCTGTTTGGGAGCCAGTGGTTTTGCCTTACGGCCAAAACCGGGGTTCCACTTTGGTCATTACAAAAATCGTTCGGTGACGTACCTCACGCTTGGCTCATAATTTTTACTTAGTCTTAAGGTACGGAAAATAACTTTGTTGTGAGTTGTCGTTGATTTGAATCGAAACATGACTTATTGTGTAATTTGAATTTATCTTTATTGTCAATCTAAGACTATTCTTCCGCATATTTGTTAATAAAACAGAGAAGGGAATGTAAAGGAACAATTAGCACAGCTTAACAGACATCAACAATAAAATCCCGTTCTCATATAGGAAAACACAACGAAACATGCGCTTAAGCTCTGCGTCAACAGTTTGTCAGTCCAAGATTCCCCTCTAGTGGGTGCTGTTGCCTCACTGTAAAgccttctttatactcgcgcgggcggcaggcgcgctgacgtcactgcggctgtcccgcgcgtaATTTGCCTtacgggagtataaagaggcctatACACTTTGTCTCCACAGGGGTCATCTTGTTGTCGATAATGGACCCTTCAAACGGGACTAATTCTCTTTGATCCACCAGTTTGCGGCTTTGCAGATCCGACTTATTAAGCTATTGCTAATTAAATTAGTCCACACCTTCTGTCTTGTGGGGGTCTTGAGTTACCTCTTTGTCTTTAGAAGGAAGGATGAGGCGTGACTGTATTACTGACGGCTGGTTTGGAGTTCTGTCTTTTTTGGAGTCTGCGATATTCGTTACACTAGCCAAAATAATTATGCCATTTAAGCCACAAGGCAGATAGTAACAATTCACAATGGAGTACACCTCATTTCCTCTAGCATCAATAAAATCACGCCAAGTTTCTGCAAAGGTTCCTAAATCTGGGGTAAAGTTCCTGCGCAGGAAATTACCTTTgcaattattaacatttttacacTAGTTTTTAACTGATGTTCTCATTCAAGTTTTACACAGGAGGGGGTGTCAGGTAAATATCCCTTTCCATTTGCCTTGAAGGATTATAATGActctaataaatgaaataaataataaatgagggAGAGTACAGAGAACCGTTTGGGACTTGCATGCCTTACAGTTCATGCACCTCCAGTGTTTagctttaaaggagacatgcatCAAGTGAGCGACTGGATCTTCGCCCAGCCGAGCTGGGTGTGAGGGCAGTTACAGTACATAAAGTTTGAAATTGCCCCACTGTAATGTAACTGTGGAGTGGTAGGTCAGAAGGGCTTGTTCAAAActttaacaattattttaaagaaatagGCAGGTTAAGGATCTACTTGTttga
The genomic region above belongs to Phyllopteryx taeniolatus isolate TA_2022b chromosome 6, UOR_Ptae_1.2, whole genome shotgun sequence and contains:
- the LOC133479626 gene encoding aldehyde dehydrogenase, mitochondrial-like isoform X1, giving the protein MLRAVISRTVPRVKVVSACQYSAAAIPAPSTQPEVHFNKLFINNQWQDAASGKTFPTINPATGEIICHVAEANEVDVDKAVKAARNAFQLGSPWRRMDASQRGLLLSRLADAIERDSAYLAELETLDNGKPYAVSYTVDLPNVVKCLRYYAGWADKWEGKTIPIDGDYFCYTRHEPIGVCGQIIPWNFPLLMQAWKLGPALATGNTVVMKVAEQTPLSALYVASLTKEVGFPEGVVNILPGMGPSAGAAIARHMDVDKVAFTGSTEVGHLIQQASGNSNLKKVTLELGGKSPNIIMSDAKMEDAVEQAHFALFFNQGQCCCAGSRTYVQADVYDEFVERSAERAKRRVVGNPFDLNTEQGPQVDEEQFNKILGYISSGKREGAKLMCGGGAAADKGYFIQPTVFGDVQDNMTIAREEIFGPVMQILKFKTLEEVVERANDSKYGLAAAVFTKDIDKANYIANALRAGTVWINCYDVFGAQAPFGGYKASGNGRELGEYGLDNYTEVKTVTMKVPQKNS
- the LOC133479626 gene encoding aldehyde dehydrogenase, mitochondrial-like isoform X2, which gives rise to MDASQRGLLLSRLADAIERDSAYLAELETLDNGKPYAVSYTVDLPNVVKCLRYYAGWADKWEGKTIPIDGDYFCYTRHEPIGVCGQIIPWNFPLLMQAWKLGPALATGNTVVMKVAEQTPLSALYVASLTKEVGFPEGVVNILPGMGPSAGAAIARHMDVDKVAFTGSTEVGHLIQQASGNSNLKKVTLELGGKSPNIIMSDAKMEDAVEQAHFALFFNQGQCCCAGSRTYVQADVYDEFVERSAERAKRRVVGNPFDLNTEQGPQVDEEQFNKILGYISSGKREGAKLMCGGGAAADKGYFIQPTVFGDVQDNMTIAREEIFGPVMQILKFKTLEEVVERANDSKYGLAAAVFTKDIDKANYIANALRAGTVWINCYDVFGAQAPFGGYKASGNGRELGEYGLDNYTEVKTVTMKVPQKNS